A stretch of DNA from Bacillota bacterium:
GCCTGGTGACGGCGGGGGCCTGCGTTGGAGTCATCGCGGGGTTCGGTGGCGAAGGCTATGTCCTGGCCCTTCACGCGGTGGTCCGGATGGCCGCGCGACAGAGAGGAGAGAGAGGCGGAGCATCGTAGATGGAAAAACCCGGAGGTGCCGTTTTGCACGAGACTCAGGAGCGCCTTTCGGCCCTGCGCCGCAAGCTGGACGAAGCTCAACTGGACGCCATCGTGGTGGTGGACCGGTTCAACCGCCGCTACCTGACCGGCTTCACCGGGAGCGCGGGCGTGGTGCTGGTGAGCCGGGACCCCGCGCAGCAACCCGTGCTGCTGGTGGACTCCCGCTACACCGAGCAGGCGTCGAGGCAGGCAGCCGGATACCGGGTCATCCAGCACGCCGACTACGTCTGGGAGACGCTCCGCGAGGTGATGGGGGAGTACGGCCTCAAGAAAGTCGGCTTCGAATCCGAGCATATGTCCTACCGGCAGGCCACCCGGTGGCAGGAGGAGATCCCCGGCGTCACGTGGGTGCCGGTGGAGCAGCAACTAGAGGCGCTGCGGGCCGTCAAGTCGCCCTCGGAGCTTGCGGCGATGCGCCGGGCGATTGCCATCACCGACCAGGCGTTTCAGTACATTCTCGGCGAACTGCGTGCCGGGGTCACGGAGAGGCAGGTCGCCTGGCGGCTGGAGATCTTCCTGCGGGAGCACGGGGCGGAGCGGTTGGCCTTTGACAGCATTGTGGCGTCGGGCCCCAACGGGGCACTGCCGCACGCCTTCCCCACCGACCGGGCCCTTCAGCCAGGCGACCTGGTGGTGCTGGACTTCGGGTGCGTTTACGACGGTTACCACTCGGACATGACTCGCACCGTGGTCGTCGGGCCCGAGGTGCCGCCGCGCGCTCGGGAAGTGTACGAAGTGGTGCGGCGCGCGCAGGCTGCGGGCGTGCAGGCCGTGCGGCCCGGCCGGACGGGCAAGGAGGTGGACGGCGACTCCCGAGCCGTCATCGAGCAGGCCGGGTTCGGCGAGTATTTCGGGCACGGGCTGGGACACGGGGTGGGGCTGGAGGTTCACGAACCCATCCCGCGCCTTTCCAGGATTTCGGACACGGTGCTGCAGCCGGGAATGGTCACGAGCGTCGAGCCGGGTATTTACATCCCCGGGTGGGGCGGCGTGCGCATCGAGGACCTGGTGCTGGTCACGGAGGACGGGTGCGAAGTCCTGACGGCTTCGCCCAAGGAGTTAATCGTGGTGGGCGGTTGAGGCGTTCGGAAAGCAGAGGGATACAGGCGTGATCTCCGTCAACGATCTGCGGCCGGGATTGACCATTGAGGTGGACGGCGAAGTCTGGAGCGTGGTGGAGTTCCTCCACGTGAAACCGGGCAAGGGTGCGGCCTTCGTGCGCACCCGGCTCAAGAACGTCAGGACGGGCAACGTCATCGACCGCACCTTCAGGGCGGGCGAGCGGGTCAACCGGGCCCACGTGGAGAACCGGGAGATGCAGTACCTGTACCACAGCGGCAACGAGTGGTACTTCATGGACACCCGTAACTACGAACAGATCGCCGTCCCGGAAGAGTACCTGGGGGATGCGCCCAAGTACCTCAAGGAGAACGACGTCATCCTCATCCAGTTCTACGAGGGGCGCCCCATCGGGGTGGAGCTGCCCACCTACGTCGAACTCAAGGTGGTCGAGACGGAGCCGGGTGTACGGGGTGACACCGCGCAGGGCGGGTCGAAGCCTGCGAAGCTCGAGACGGGGCTTGTGGTGCAGGTGCCACTTTTCATCGACACCGGCGACGTCATCAAGGTGGACACCCGGACGGGAGAGTACCTATCGAGGGCGTAGGGCCCGGTACCTCGCATGGCCTGGCGCGCATAAAGGCCTCCCCCTCGGGCCAAAGTGTCGCGAGGGGGTGGGCCGTTTTGCTTTTACCCGTGAGGCGGGCTGTCGACGGCACCGGTGTGCTGCAGCGCCTCTCCAGGATCGAAGCGGAGATCCGGCGGCTCAGGAAAGGGCACCGCTTGCTCCTCTCCTACGTGCGGGGCCTGGACGAAGACCTGGGTGAACTCGAGGATCTATTCCCCGCCGGGGAGTCCCCGAGGGGGGAAGCCGGAAGGCAGCGCCAGGGCGCTGGGCAGCAGGGCCAGGTGCAGGTGGAGTGCGGCGAGTGCGGGCGCACCGTTGCGCTCCTTGAAGGCGAGGTAGGCGACTTCACCGACGCGATCCGCTGCCCGTACTGCGGCGCCGAACTCATGAAGGCCTGGAAACCCGCTCCGTCCCGGTAGACAAGCATAAGCCCCCGCGCCCGTGCATAGGGTTCGGGTCCGGAGGGACGAGCCGGTGATGGTGCGGGGGGCGACTGCCGACGGCCGGCCTGCCGCAAACCCCGCGGCCTGGCGGGCCGCTCTGAGTGGGGTTTTGCCGGACGTGCTCGCCCAGGCCGTTCGGGGCCTGAGCGCGGAGATGGCCGCCCGGGCCGTGGAGCTTCGCGTCCGGCTCGAACGCCCTCTCCTCCTGGTCACGGCCGACGGGGCCCACTTCCTGGACGCCGGCGGCCGCGCCGTGGCTGACCCCGGGCGAGCCCTGCACGCCGATGCGCGGCTCGTTCAGGCGCTGGTGGACAGGATCTGCGGGGGATCCATCTACGCGGTGGGCGAGCAGCTCCGGCAGGGCTTCCTCACGCTGCCCGGCGGGCACCGGGTCGGGTTCGGCGGACGGGCCGTGCTAGGGCCGGAAAGCTCCATCCACGCCCTCACCGACATCTCCAGCGCCTGCATTCGCATTGCCCGCGCCATTCCAGACGTGGCGCGGCCTGTGCTGCCACGCCTTCTGGTCAGGCGCCGGGGGGGCCGGTCGGTGCTCGCCAGCACCCTTGTCCTCTCGCCGCCCGGGGCAGGCAAGACGACGCTCCTGCGGGATCTGGCGCGCCTGGCATCGTGGGGGGTTCCCGAGATGGGCCTGGATGGCGCCCAGGTCGTCATCGTCGATGAACGATCGGAGCTGGCCGGCACCTTCCAGGGCGTTCCGCAGCATGACGTCGGCCCTCGCACCGACGTGCTGGACGGGTGCCCCAAGGTGGAGGGGATCCACTGGGCGCTGCGGGCGCTCGGCCCTGAGGCGCTGGTCACCGATGAGATCGGGACGGTCCGCGACGCTGAAACCCTGGCCCGCGCGGCGCATACGGGCTGCACCGTCATCGCGTCCGCCCACGCCTTCGACGTGGCCCACGCGCGGCGACGGC
This window harbors:
- a CDS encoding Xaa-Pro peptidase family protein translates to MEKPGGAVLHETQERLSALRRKLDEAQLDAIVVVDRFNRRYLTGFTGSAGVVLVSRDPAQQPVLLVDSRYTEQASRQAAGYRVIQHADYVWETLREVMGEYGLKKVGFESEHMSYRQATRWQEEIPGVTWVPVEQQLEALRAVKSPSELAAMRRAIAITDQAFQYILGELRAGVTERQVAWRLEIFLREHGAERLAFDSIVASGPNGALPHAFPTDRALQPGDLVVLDFGCVYDGYHSDMTRTVVVGPEVPPRAREVYEVVRRAQAAGVQAVRPGRTGKEVDGDSRAVIEQAGFGEYFGHGLGHGVGLEVHEPIPRLSRISDTVLQPGMVTSVEPGIYIPGWGGVRIEDLVLVTEDGCEVLTASPKELIVVGG
- the efp gene encoding elongation factor P, with protein sequence MISVNDLRPGLTIEVDGEVWSVVEFLHVKPGKGAAFVRTRLKNVRTGNVIDRTFRAGERVNRAHVENREMQYLYHSGNEWYFMDTRNYEQIAVPEEYLGDAPKYLKENDVILIQFYEGRPIGVELPTYVELKVVETEPGVRGDTAQGGSKPAKLETGLVVQVPLFIDTGDVIKVDTRTGEYLSRA
- the spoIIIAA gene encoding stage III sporulation protein AA codes for the protein MVRGATADGRPAANPAAWRAALSGVLPDVLAQAVRGLSAEMAARAVELRVRLERPLLLVTADGAHFLDAGGRAVADPGRALHADARLVQALVDRICGGSIYAVGEQLRQGFLTLPGGHRVGFGGRAVLGPESSIHALTDISSACIRIARAIPDVARPVLPRLLVRRRGGRSVLASTLVLSPPGAGKTTLLRDLARLASWGVPEMGLDGAQVVIVDERSELAGTFQGVPQHDVGPRTDVLDGCPKVEGIHWALRALGPEALVTDEIGTVRDAETLARAAHTGCTVIASAHAFDVAHARRRPGLAPLFDLGLFERLVVLSRRLGPGTVELVSACGDGEG